Sequence from the Cervus canadensis isolate Bull #8, Minnesota chromosome 3, ASM1932006v1, whole genome shotgun sequence genome:
TCCTGGacagattaaaaaatacttttaaaattaaaatccaatTTTCCTCCTGCTATTTGTACCTCaagcctgtcccttctcttctGTGAGAAGCACTGGTCAGCATGCCCCCCACAGTCACCCTGTATTTATTGCCCACGCCTGTGATGTCCGTGGTCCCTTGGCCTCTGGTTAAATGACAGAGTGGAGTTCCCAGGGTGTGAGCAGATGGGTCACAGCTCCTGTACCTGTCgggtgtctttctttctctgtgacaGTCAGCATGGCTGTTTGACAGGAACCCCATCTGTGTGGTGCCAGCCTTTCTCTGGAGGCCTGGCAGCTCTGAGGTGGcctcaggagactctggtttctGCCTCTCTGGATGAGCTGGCCCCCTCTCAGCACCAGGAAATAAAGGATGCTGGCTGTCACCTGTTTGCTTCTCACCTGCCAGccgggcaagaagcaacagttcccGCTGCATCCGCCTCCCCGAGGCCACTcactggccttttcttttttcagaacaATCAACCTGAAGAACCTGGTACTGCAGCAGGTGCTGGAGAGGAAGAACGAGGTCCTGTGTGTCCTGACGCAGAAGATCGTGACAACGCAGAAGTGCGTGATATCTGAGCACGTCCAGATCGAGGAGAAGTGTGGCGGCATGGTGGGGATCCAGACCAAGACTGTGCAGGTGCGTGCCTGGCCAGGGAGGCGCCGGGTTAGGGCCCTCTGGGAGTGGGGTCTTTATTCATCAGGACTCTTGGAGGGAGTTAACAGAAATCCAACTCAAATTGGTTTAAACAAGAAAGAACTGCTTGGCTTCTGTAACTGAAACATTTGGAGTGATCTATTCGGTCACTGCTGGATCCAGGACTTGAGAAGCTGGCGAGCTGCCTTCCCTGAAGGTGGATTCCCTCTCATATAAGCTCATGGGGTGGCAGCTCCTGGCTTTCATCCGACCCCATCCCTAGTGGAAAGAGTGCTTCAGGGCAGGCAGGCACTGGACCATCCCGGGCCCTGCCCATTCCTGAAGCAGACCCAAGGCCAGGGCGATGGGATGCTTAGATTGGCATGCCAGGGTGAATCAGGTGCCTTCCCCCTTCAAAAAATGGATCAAATGAGTACTGGCCAGGCCAACACACAGATAACTCCTAGAGCCCCTAAGAATCAAGGGTCTCAGAAATGACGATTTTGAGATGAGCTGCCTTAAATCCCCAGTGGATTGAGTTAGGAAAGGTAAAGATCAGCACATGTGTCTTTAATATACATAAACAGATGTTTCTGGATTAAGTTACAGTTCTACCAAGTGACCCCTGAGCTTCAGCAGAATTGAACAGGAGGCTCTGACCCCAAACTGCCTCCCCTCCATAGGGCCTAATATTCAGCTCTTAGAAGTTTACTTCTTGGGGTAACTTTCAAATTATACCAGAGGACCCAGTAATGTTATATTTAGAAAGAGGTGGAGATTGAGGTCTGGAGTTGGACtctcctgggggtgggcaggctgGACAGAGTGATGAGGGCTGATGGGAGATGGCTTTAGCTGGCCCTGCCAGTATTTCTGTCCACAGGGACCCCCCACGAAAGGCCTGGAGTCTGCTGGGGTGTACGGAGGTTGGTAGTCATCACACTGTGACCAAGATCAAGTTGCTATAAAGACCTCTAATCTCCAGCATCTGGGCCACTTCTTCTCCTCCTCAGGCCTTGGTGGGCAAGAGCCAGATTTGTGACAGGGTCTGAAGGAGAGAGCTTTGCTGTTGACTCGGCATTTCATGGccatccttctctcctcctcctgccccttccttCTGGCCTCTTCCCGGTTTTATCTGATGGCACAGCGTGTCACATACCCGGTCTGGGAGGACGTGCTTAGGGGATCTTGCTCTCAGCTAGGTTCTCCTAGTCAGACTCTTACCGTTGATGCTTTTCTTAGGATTTCAAAGTTGTTTCCATAATCCTCCATGAGGGAAATAGGAAGTTGTCTTATTTATTATCTTCTTTACTCAGCACCATAGACCtaacttcactatctcccaaactCTGGATTCTTGCCTTTGTGCTACAGGTTGGCCACTGACTTTAGAATGTGTGTAGGACATCATGAGGCCGACAAGGATTAAATCCTGACCCCTGCTGGCTGGTTCTCCTTTCCCCCCAGTTCTGTGGGCATTTTCCCGGCACTTCTTGGGCACGGGGCCTAGGCTGGCCACATGGGAGGCAGGAGAAGCCTAGGGGAGCCTGAGCACACAGGTGGGAGCATGCACCCTTCCTGCAGGTGTCAGCGATGGAGGATGGGAACTTCATCAGGGACAGCAACGTGGTACTGGAGATCCCAGCTCCCACCACCATTGCCTACGGCGTCATCGAGCTGTACGTGAGGGCAGATGGCCAGTTCGGTGAGTGTGCCTCAGCTCGGGGCTCTGGAGGTGGGTTGAGTCATCGCGGAGGGACACCCCATTTTACCCAGAGGCTCATCTTGTAGAAGATCCCCTGCTGCTCTGGGGATGAGAGGAAAGAGGTATCAGAAGAGTCGGGGGATGTCCCAGGGCAAGTGAGATGGCAGGCCGTGATCGGAGGGCATTGGTGCATCATCCGCATGGGGCGTGTGCTTCACATACAGGGCACAGAGGGAAGGACGTGAGCTCTGTGGTGGAGTAGACCGGGGCATCAGCCCGAGTGCCACGGGTCCTGTGAGGTCTCAGGCAGCTAGCTGAGGCCTGCTGAGCTTCGGCTTCCTGTGTCTGGGAGAGGAAAGACATTCCCCACAGGGCTGCCGTGAAGAGCAAGTTACATGAGGCGTGTGAAGTGCCTGGAACGTTGGCGGCTTATTAAGTACTCACCTTGGCTACTGTCGTCATCCCGATTATCTTACCGCCCTTCCCCCAGCACGAAGCCCCAAAAGCTGCATTTGACCTTTCTGTCTGATCACCAGTGTGTTCAAAGCTGGAAGTTCACTGTGTCACTTGAAGAAAATAAGGCTTTAGTAGCTGATGTGACTGATGCTCTTAGGTGCTCAGGGCTCTTCCCTTACACTCTTTCCAAGAGGTcgtgggagcccaagaaaactgaCTGCCTCTTGAGGacataaatgaatatatgtaacatcataaataattaactttttaagGTACGGTCAtattattgtagctttgtttATGAAGAATCGTCTTAGTTTTTAGAGATTCACAGTGACCTCTTCACAGGTGAAAAGAAACTGTGTGGTTTGCTTCAGACACGGTGGTGGagagtgaggtgtgtgtgtgagggcagAGATGAGGGGGCTGTCCCAGCTGGTCAGCGTCTGCGTGCAGGCTCTCTGCACCATCCCTGTGCACTTTGTTTCCGTGGTGAGAACACCATAAGAGTGTGCTTGGACGGGCCGTGCACATCCGTGgctgcctcctgccctcccccgGTTGTTTTCTGTCCGATGGGGGGACCAGGCCGGGGATGAGAGGTTCTTCTGGGACTCAGGCTTCTGCCCTCACTCGGCCACTTGAGGAATCACTGTTCAGCTACCACGGGCTCTCAGATCGCTGACTGTCCGTGGGACAGTAGACAGGTGGGCATGTGAGGGGCACGGGGGCGCTGCCCCTGAGCCTCCCTCTTCTTTCACACACGGAGCATTCTGTGTTTCAGGGAGGTGACGAAAAGGGAAGCTGCCAATTGTGGGAAGCTGGTCCAGGGGTTGGTCGGGGATGCACGGGATACCAGGAATACCAAGAGTTGTGATCAGCATCCTTTAGGTCCATGGTTCCAAAATTGGGTCATCCCAGATGTGATTATTATTCcgttctttctttttgaaagactCTGTCCACTGAACACACTGCCTTGTGAGATTAAGTTCTCCCTTCGGCTTTtgttatagggcttccctcatagctcagttggtaaagaatccgcctgcaatgcaggagaccccagtttgattcctgggccgggaagatccactggagaagggataggctacccactccagtattctggcctggagaatttcatggactgtatagtccacggggtcgcaaagagtcgaacacaactgagcgactttcacttttcggCTCTTGTTATCAGCGTGTGACGTGCTGTGTCACCACAGGGGCCCACAGGGGCTCGTGTGACTCAGGCCCTGGCTGCCGGGGCCTTGGTTATCCCATGCAGATGGACTGGTGCTGGGGGTGTCACTCTTGTCAGGCCTTTTGGAAGCTTGGCCTTCATGGAGGATGCCCGCGAGGGTTCTGAGAACCCGTTGGTGGCTGGGGCTGCCCCTCCAGGCTTTGGGACCCGCGGGAGCCCCTCCCTGTTTCTCTGAGGAGGTAGGTGTCCAAGCTCTGCCCTGTTCGTGGCCGCCCGACAGGggggttttcttttctcagatGGGGTTGGAAAGACAGTTTGCCTGGGGAAGCTCTCCTGTTTGCATTTCCATTTCAAGCCTTTCATCTTGGCTTGCTTCCTCTGTCTTGAAAATAAACTCCTCTTTGTGCTGCTGAGCAGAGGGGCCCTGGGGAGCTCTCGGGGTTCCTCAGGCTCACTTCCCACACCCCAGCCTTCTCCCGCCGCCGGTGCGGCCTGCGCCGCGTGGTGGTCAGGCTCTTGTTCTGTGCTACTCactgatttttaagccagctcttctttttcccatctgtgttttctgttGCTCTTCCTGCACAACATTCTAATCTGGTTTTATAAACAGCCCTGCAGGCGCTGGTCTGACCCTAAAGAGGCTGTCTGATCTCGCCTCCCACCTTCAGGGTGGGAGTACATTTGACAACGGTCCTGTCTTTTGAAACTTTGCCAGGAGGTCACTCCCTCTGTGTCCCTTGGGAGAGGCATCAGTGGGCCCGTCTTTGCCAAGGGGTTCCTTCAGCTGTGGACCCCTCTCTTTGTCAACAGCTCCCCTGTTATGTGGCCAATCAGAAACATCATGTTGTCATCTGAATTTTAGTCTTTGCTTTGTAGAATTAAGCATTTACGTGTCCTTTCAGcatgaactattttttttaaaaaactttttatcttgtgttagggtatagccaattaacaatgtcgtgatagtttcagatggacagcaaagggacacagccacacacatgtatgtatccattctcccccaaaccttcTTCCCACCCAGCCTGCCacataatgttgagcagagttctctgtgctctacagtaggtccttgctggctgtgcattttaaatagagcagtgtcaGCATGAATTTACTGGACACCTGTGGACGAGAACCTCTGCTTTCCACCCTCCTGGATCTGTGCACTTCTCTGCAGGTCCAAAAGCCAGTATCAACATCCCCTGCCCTGTTCCCATCACAGGTTTTTAACTGGCTCCTAGGCTTCGAATTTTCCCCATTTTAGCAGTGTAGCTAATGtgagtatttaaaaatacatgtttgcTCATTTCACTCACCTTCTTGAATGACCTTCTGAGGCTCCCTTTGTCCTAGGATAAAGTCTGCACTCCTAGGCACGTTGTGTCCAGCCTTCCTGCTCATCTCCAGCACCTCCAAAGTTAACTCACCGTTTGAGAACTCTCCACTCTTACCGTGAGCCTTTGTTTGGAGAGTGCTCCCTTCTTTTTGGCCCAGCTAATTCCTACCAGGGTTCAGGGGGTTACTTAGTCACTGCTTCATCCAAGAAGTTCTTTCTTCGTCCACTGGTTCTTTCTCTGCACCTTCCAGTCTGGCTTCAGTGACCCCCTCCACCTTTTCCACTTGTGTGTTACTCATCGTCAAAGCCTAGGTTGTAGTCCTTTTGAATCTCTGGCTCCTTGCAACATgtctgatgctgcaaagagtGAAGGAGTTGGTGCTGCCCTCAAAGGAGCTGTGCATGTGTAAAGGAAGAACACTGCTGGGCTGTGGACTCCCAAAACACAGCTGGCCCCACGGGGCTCTGGGCAGCGTTTGAGGCTGTGTTAGTGGTCTCCTTGTTCTCGGAGAGCATGACCTGGGGGTCAGTTCACACTTACCCACCTTGGTGCCTGGTGTAGAGGGTGGAGTGAGCCGGGGGCATCCTGGACGCCCAGGAGTGTAGGTAGATTGAGTAAGTGGAAGCTTGTTTCATGTGTCTTTTGACGACTGTCCTATCTTATGGATGTCATTAGTGCCCACACCAATTCCAAATGTGTTAATACCCACACCTTCCACATGTCATGCAAGTACTAGGCTCAGCCACATTCTCATTCCATAGCCTGTACACAGATTATTAAATAGAAGCATGAAAAGAatgcacattattttttaaaaaatgttttattgaagtacagttgatttacaatgttgtgttagtttcaggtgcctTCTAATAAGCAGATTCTTGCCCCCATCCATGATCCACTGAGACCTACACTACCtgagaatgtgtttttttttaaaaaacattttttcctctgtgtttatgtgtatatgtattcattttaaatttgtattggagtgtagttTATTTACCAtgttaagtttcaggtgtacaacaaagtgactcaattatacataaatccattctttttttagattcttttcccatatatgtcattacagagtatggagtagagttccctgtgctatatagtaggttcttatcagttacctgttttatatgtagtaattactgtatgtcaatcccaatcttccagtttATCCCCCACCCCTACCGTTTTCTCCCGTTAAccataaaattgttttctctatctctgactctatttatgttttgtaaataagttcatttgtaccattttaaaagattttacatATAAGCAATTATCATATGTGTcccttctctgacttcactcagtctgacaatctctaggtccattcatgttgctgcaaatggcattattttatttttaataataatattatttattattctactgtacatatgtgccacatctttttctgttcctcagttgatggacatttaggttgcttccatgtcttgactattgtaaatagtgcaaaGGTGCCTGTATCTGTTCGAATTATGGTTTTCTAGccatgtgcccaggagtgggattgctggatcatatggtagttttatttttacttttttaaggaacctccatagtggttgtaccaatttacattcccaccaacagtgtagacgggtttcctttcctccaaacactcctttgcatttattatttgtagatttttttgatggtgACTATTcagaccagtgtgaggtgatatctcattatagtttcgATTTGCATCTCTAGTAATCAGTGATGGTGAACATCTTTCACgtgcctgctggccatctgtgtgtcttctttggatagatgtctatttagatcttctgcctattttctgATTgtgtcattttgttgttgttgttactgagcTGCATTGAGCTGTCTGTGTTTTGGAGATTCTTTGTTGGTGacttcatttgcaagtattttctcccattctgagggttgtcttttcattttgtttatgattttcttcgctgtgcaaaagcttttaggatTAATTTGGTctcatttgttgtttttattttcattactctaggaagtgagTCAGAAGGAGAATCCTCATTCTTAAGTTCACACACAGTTTTTGCTTAGCAAGAACACACCATTGCATTTTTACCTACAACTTAGTTACCCTAGTTGGGCTCTCAAATGTGAAAGTATTTAAggagcatttctttttattatttttaaaaacttcttattTTTGGAAATTACACACATGTTCAGAAGTACAGATAATAATATACTGAACCCCATTTACCTACCATTCAGCTTCATTAACTTGGATAATTCATGTTTCATCTATAAgttccccacctccctccatccCTACTCAAATAGTTTTGAAGCAAATCATAggcattatatatttttgtttataaatatggAAACATCCCTAAAAgataaggctttttaaaaaactaattttccTTCATATGAATTCATGTAGaatatattcttttgtgtctggattTTCCCACTCTATATAAGTTTCATTCATATAATTGCAGTAAAAACTTTACTGCTTGTTAATGAAGAAAAATTGACTCTCCAAGAGCCATGTAGCCACTTGTGCACCTAAATATATTGTCAGTAATTGtgtaatatcagttcagtcagaTCAGATTTATCAATCAGATTCAAATTTCCTCATTTATGTATCGTGGGTTGTTTGTTGGAGTTGGTTTGTTCCACTCAGGCTAAGGAGATACTTCTGATGATTGGAAGATTGCTTCCTGCCTGTTCAGAGAGCCTTATGTTAGGAATGACCATTTCTCTGGCATTTGTAGGAAGTGGCTGAACTTTGGTCAAACAGCTTAACATGTACGAAGCAGGTTTATGGGGAAGAGGATGGATGTGCCTCCCTGCCTTCTTGACTTAGGTAAAGCTGGGACTGGGATGTGCCAATGAGGCTGACCCTTCTGCCTGgcttgtcattttctcctccattaCAGAATTCTGCCTCCTACAAGGGAAGCATGGTGGCTTTGAGCAGCAAAGGAGAAGAAACTCTGTCTTGCTGTACCCCCTGTCCTTCCAAGAGTTTGCGTCCTGGGACATGCCAGATGCCGGGCAAGGGCTGTCTGCCCAGGATAAGCCACTGAGTGTTTTAAAACAAGGTACTGTCATAGGATGGGGCATGGTTAGCTGATGGGTAGTTGACTGCTCTGCCCCCAGGAATTCCCCAGAGGTTCATGGAAAACATCTGAGAACAGAGAAGATGGTGCCTGAGTCAGTTCTGGTTCTCAGCAGGACCCACCTTGGTCAGATCTTAGGGAACCTCTGGTCTTGGATGGTCCGTTTTAAGGAAGTGGTGGGAGGCTGAGGAGGGCAAGAGTCAGGGGCCtagcattttctttcatttgaaccATGGCAGTGTTGGGGACTACCAAGAAGAGCTAGTCAGCAGCGAGGAGAGAGAACCCAAGTTTTACATCTGTTTCATTTATTCCAGGCTTCATTGCCAAGATAAGCAATGCTTTGTCAGCACTGCAAAATAAAATGCTCTTTTGGAGGCCCATGAAGCCGTACGGTGCCAAGGCGTCCAGCGACAAGGCGGGCAGTACGTGCCATGTGCCTGCAGCACTTCCTCTTGCTCGCCACAGCACTTTATGTTTTACAAAGTTTTTGTGGGGGAGTAGGGTGGGAATTAGTAGGAGTACAGTATATGGTAGAAGAGGAGATGggcaaggaaaaagagaaatgagtaATTAAGTAAGAGCGACTTTCGCTTCCACTTTACTAAAGAGAGCTAGGAGCAGCTCAGATCTCTGGCTTGGAGGGTAAGAAGAGAGACTCATCAATGGGGCTTCAGCGAGTCCCAAACCAGTAGATAGAtgcttttatttctgtagcaAAAAATGTCAGTGTTGACAGAATTGGCAGTGAAGGCCCACTCTTAAGGCTTTCCCATCTAATGCCAGGGCTGCAGGCCTCCTCCTGATATTTGGGTGTGATTTTCAGCTGCCACCTAAGATTAGAACCGCTGCAGCCTTAACTGCATGCACTACAGGGAAGTGACAAGACAGGATGAGCTTTCTTATAATTTCCTTTCCCACTAGTCTACCCTGCAAGCTGGCCATTCTAGTCAGCCTGGGGTGGAGTAGGGAGGCTGGGTGGTTTAGGCGGGAGTAGGATGGGGGCCCGCTTCTGTGCCCTTAAACTCTAGAGCAGCCAGGACAGCCTTTCTATCCAGGCCAGGGCTGGTGAGGACCTAATTGGGTTTATAGGGTGGTTTTTTAGTATAACTGTTGAAATTTGACATCAGCAGAGGTGGTGCATTTATGTATTGCTATGCATCCCTCTATATGGAAGCTTTGGCTTATCAAATCTTGTTTTCAAATTCCCAGTGGGCTTAAATTACTAGACGCTTCTGACTATcttaaaaaaggaagattttaagGGGGAGGCTCAGGCATCCTGAAGAGGGTGTTGAGTGATCCAGCTGGGGTTCTAACCATTTCTCCAGGACAGGTAAAGAAGAATGGGGAAAGTGGCTATCTTGTGTTTGCCTAATGAAAATTATGCCAGTCCCTTGAAAAGCATGCATTTCATGTTAAAGGATACAAAAAAACATGCAGTGTattggaaatatatgaaaaataatgcattttggaATTTGTATGGCTCTGAAGCTTTGTAAAAGTCCTAACTGATGTTTGGTAATTTAGACGATAATTTAATAACTGCAAATGACTTTTTCAGGAAATTGATTAGACTTAATTAATGTTTAGTGAGTCATCAGGAAAAAGTCTGAGACAAAACTTGGCTTCCCTCTTTTCTGTCTCCccatccttcctttccttccctccttctttcttcctttaataGTCTGGTTAGTGAAAAACACACAGGTGGTATTTAATACTCTTTATTTCTGAGTTGCACTATTGACTGTGCATCTGGAAGTGTCAATGAGAGAACAGAGGACAGTTCTCTATGAAAAGCCTGAGTTGCTTGCTGGCCCTAGTTCTGGGGTAAGTCATGAGACCCGATGTGCTCTGCTGCATTCACAGCCACTCTGCTCTTAGAGAGGAATTTCCATCCCTTCATGGAGTTGCCCGAGCAGCAACAGACAGCCCTGAATGACGTCCTCCAGGCAGTCCTGTTGGATGAGGAATTACTGGTGGTCCTGGAACAAGTGGTAAGACTGGAGACACCTCAAGGCAGTGTCTCTGCCTGTTTTTCTGCACTAGATCTCTTGGGATAAGAGATCTTGAGCTGGGGTAAAATTGTGTTTGAAATTTCTTCACCTCCTTTTAATCCTACAGCTTCTTTTGTTCTTGGTTGCAGCCCCTTAGCTGTCTAACTGCAGAAAGGTAGCTGATGTGCAGAGCAGAAgggtgtattagtttcctagtgTTGCTGtgacaaattgccacaaactgcaatgtattttcttacagttctggaggccacaAGTCTAAAGTCAAGGTGTCATCAGGGTTTTGCTCCCCACAGACTCTAGGAGGGAATCCTTGTGTGCCTGCCCCAGCTGCTGGGGGACTCCTGGCATTCCTTTGCTTGTGGCCACATTGCTCAAGTCTCTGCTCTGTCTTCATGTGGCtgtctatttttctgtctcttaatGGACACCCACAACTGGATTTAGCGTCCACTCCAATCTAGGGTGATCCTGAGATTTATCTTAACTACATCTGCAAGAACTTCAAATAGGGTCTTATTGTGAAGCTCCAGGTGGACCTATATTTGGGGACCACTGTAAAGAAGccgcctgtgaatgcaggagacataagagacacgggtttgagccctgggttgggaagatcccctggagggggagggcatggtaactcactccaatattactacctggagaatcccatgaatagaggagcctggtgggctacagtccatagggtcgcagacatgactgaagttacttagcatgtatgcatgctccAACTCACTCTGAGTGTTGTATGTTGTGAAGGTAGAGGCTGGGTTGTGCCCAGCTTGGCCTCTGGCTttacatctgtctctctctcccaccccctacCAACCTTATCCCGCAGTGTGATGACATACTTAGCAGCCTGTCACCCTCACTGGTGACACTGGGGGAGCTGAAGCCGTCACAGCAGCACAACCTCACGACCTTCCTGCGGCTGGCGGGGTGCAGTGTGCAGGGCGAGTGTCTGGGCTCAGAGGATGTGGTTAACAACCAGAAACTCTTCTCTACAGCCTATTTCTTGGTCAGTGCGCTAGCAGGtatggatcaaaaaaaaaaaggaagaaatgctgTTGCCTTGAAATTGCTTTGTTTACTGTGTGGGAGATTTGGTACATAAGGTTCCCACCTTTTCAAGCAGTGCAGGGAAGATAAGCAGGAGAGTTTACAGGACTGCCATGAAGTCATGGACTTGCTGCTAGCCTCCTCCACTCTTGGAGAGGACTTTCTTTCCTCTGCCAGGGAGGGCTGTCTGCAGGCATACCCTCTCACCCACACAGGAAACCACTTCCCCAGACAGCCTGTGATTCACACTTGAAAGCCACTGCCACTCAGCATTGCCAGGCATCATTTGGCAACTGCTATCTCCCCCAGTGTTTCAGTCCTTCTCATCCTCTTGTTCCTCTTTGCAAACTTATGGCCCTATCCTGAGTGCAGCATTGTGGCCGTGAGGGCAGGGAGGCTGCAAAGAGCATCCCAAAGCACTAGGATGCTGAGCCCAGCACCTT
This genomic interval carries:
- the LOC122438562 gene encoding gasdermin-E-like codes for the protein MLAVTCLLLTCQPGKKQQFPLHPPPRGHSLAFSFFRTINLKNLVLQQVLERKNEVLCVLTQKIVTTQKCVISEHVQIEEKCGGMVGIQTKTVQVSAMEDGNFIRDSNVVLEIPAPTTIAYGVIELYVRADGQFEFCLLQGKHGGFEQQRRRNSVLLYPLSFQEFASWDMPDAGQGLSAQDKPLSVLKQATLLLERNFHPFMELPEQQQTALNDVLQAVLLDEELLVVLEQVCDDILSSLSPSLVTLGELKPSQQHNLTTFLRLAGCSVQGECLGSEDVVNNQKLFSTAYFLVSALAEMPDNAAALLGTCCKLQIIPALCHLLCALSHDGVSDLEDPALAPLKDREKFGIVQRLFAAADINLERMQSSVKAASREDPNVLPLILYISLNGLCALGRAQ